In the Choloepus didactylus isolate mChoDid1 chromosome 5, mChoDid1.pri, whole genome shotgun sequence genome, one interval contains:
- the GATAD1 gene encoding GATA zinc finger domain-containing protein 1: MPLGLKPTCSVCKTTSSSMWKKGPQGEILCHHCTGRGGAGGGGVGSGTAGGTGGSGGGGFGAAAFASTSAAPPQSNGGGGAKQSKQEIHRRSARLRNTKYKSAPAAEKKVSTKGKGRRHIFKLKNPIKAPESVSTIITAESIFYKGVYYQIGDVVSVIDEQDGKPYYAQIRGFIQDQYCEKSAALTWLIPTLSSPRDQFDPASYIIGPEEDLPRKMEYLEFVCHAPSEYFKSRSSPFPTVPTRPEKGYIWTHVGPTPAITIKETVANHL; the protein is encoded by the exons ATGCCGCTGGGCCTGAAGCCCACCTGCAGCGTCTGCAAGACAACCTCGTCCTCCATGTGGAAGAAGGGCCCTCAGGGGGAGATCCTCTGCCACCATTGCACGGGCCGGGGCGGCGCGGGCGGCGGGGGCGTCGGCTCGGGGACGGCCGGCGGGACTGggggcagcggcggcggcggcttcGGCGCGGCGGCCTTCGCCAGCACCTCGGCCGCCCCTCCGCAGAGCAACGGGGGCGGGGGCGCCAAGCAG AGTAAGCAGGAAATTCACAGGAGGTCTGCTCGGCTCAGAAATACTAAATACAAGTCTGCTCCAGCTGCTGAAAAGAAAGTTTCCActaaaggaaaagggagaagacatatttttaagttaaaaaat CCCATCAAAGCTCCTGAGTCAGTTTCCACCATAATCACTGCAGAATCAATCTTCTACAAG GGAGTATATTACCAAATTGGAGATGTTGTTTCTGTGATTGATGAACAAGATGGAAAACCCTACTATGCTCAGATCAGGGGTTTCATCCAGGATCAGTATTGCGAGAAGAGTGCAGCCCTGACCTGGCTCATCCCCACCCTCTCTAGCCCCAGAGACCAGTTTGATCCTGCATCATATATCATAG GACCAGAGGAAGATCTTCCAAGGAAAATGGAATACCTGGAATTTGTTTGTCATGCACCTTCTGAATATTTCAAGTCACGATCATCACCGTTTCCCACAGTTCCTACCAGACCAGAGAAGGGCTACATATGGACTCACGTTGGACCTACTCCTGCAATAACCATTAAGGAAACAGTTGCCAACCATTTGTAG